In the Terriglobales bacterium genome, one interval contains:
- a CDS encoding radical SAM protein: MAVTNACNARCDFCNFANGKVPQKNLRWIDADQFGRALDILYQRDVRYISFFGGETLLHPRLAEMIAAAVARGMGPAIITNGWLLPDKLDQLAAAGLKTIYVSIDAPGMAEHEKNRDLKGLGARIRAAIARMPALGITPLAQVTMSRLIENYRDLVPLLRELGFESVSFSYPQRARLGSSSLAWSDSSRLVNFDDAELIAAFDGVEDLRKVFPVNNPRASVADMKRHLKGEPERFVCYGGYKSFYMDWNFDMWRCDAWNERICSVWDFATATLVRDGCTACIADCYRDSSVMLHFAVSLGDAVEHLREGEVLSALKCLASRENLSSLGAVAGNIGVLSRLAKLG, translated from the coding sequence GTGGCAGTCACAAATGCCTGCAATGCGAGATGCGATTTTTGCAATTTCGCGAATGGGAAAGTCCCGCAAAAAAACCTGCGTTGGATTGACGCCGATCAGTTCGGGCGCGCACTGGACATTTTGTACCAACGCGACGTCCGATACATAAGCTTCTTTGGAGGTGAGACTCTTCTGCATCCCCGCCTTGCGGAGATGATTGCGGCGGCGGTGGCCAGAGGAATGGGGCCGGCGATCATTACCAACGGATGGTTGCTTCCCGACAAGCTCGATCAACTTGCCGCCGCCGGACTGAAGACCATCTACGTTTCCATTGATGCGCCAGGGATGGCCGAGCACGAGAAGAACCGCGACTTAAAAGGACTGGGCGCCCGTATTCGAGCCGCAATTGCCCGCATGCCGGCGCTGGGCATCACGCCCCTGGCGCAAGTGACCATGAGCCGCCTGATCGAAAATTACCGCGACCTGGTGCCGCTGCTGCGGGAGCTAGGTTTTGAGTCGGTCAGCTTCTCCTATCCTCAGCGAGCACGGTTAGGATCGTCTTCGCTCGCGTGGTCGGACAGTTCTCGCCTGGTCAATTTCGATGATGCCGAACTGATCGCGGCGTTCGACGGAGTTGAGGACTTGCGCAAAGTATTTCCGGTCAACAATCCGCGGGCTTCTGTCGCCGATATGAAGCGACACCTGAAGGGGGAGCCAGAACGATTTGTATGTTATGGCGGCTATAAGAGCTTCTACATGGATTGGAATTTCGATATGTGGCGCTGTGATGCGTGGAATGAACGCATTTGCTCTGTCTGGGATTTTGCCACAGCCACTCTGGTTCGCGACGGGTGCACAGCCTGCATCGCAGATTGCTATCGCGATTCGAGCGTCATGCTGCACTTCGCGGTCTCTCTCGGGGATGCGGTTGAACACCTACGAGAGGGCGAGGTATTGAGCGCCTTAAAGTGTTTGGCCAGCAGGGAGAATCTTAGTTCACTGGGGGCGGTGGCGGGGAATATTGGCGTCCTATCGCGCCTGGCGAAGTTGGGATAG
- the metK gene encoding methionine adenosyltransferase gives MNKNRYLFTSESVTEGHPDKIADQISDAIVDACLSEDPHSRVACETLLTTGLAFIAGEITTKAYVDFPSIVRGTVTSVGYTDAAYGFDAQTCSVISSIHEQSPDIAQGVDPGGAGDQGMMFGYASNENEQYMPTPIMLAHRLTQRLSEARKSGELDWLRPDGKSQVTVEYDEKHKPVRVDAVVVSTQHSELVDHAKLRSEVLKHIIQPALPAHMLDADTKYHINPTGRFVVGGPMGDTGLTGRKIIVDTYGGMGRHGGGCFSGKDPTKVDRSAAYMGRYIAKNIVAAGLADRCEVQIAYAIGVAEPVSIHVDTFGTGKIAAEKFPDLVRSNFDLTPRGIIDSLKLRRPIFRKTASFGHFGRNDPDFTWERTDKAEKLAENAGIGHKHEPVHAGHRK, from the coding sequence TTGAATAAGAATCGTTACTTATTTACCTCGGAATCAGTTACGGAAGGCCATCCTGACAAAATTGCCGACCAGATTTCGGATGCCATTGTGGATGCCTGCCTTAGCGAAGACCCCCACAGCCGAGTAGCTTGCGAAACCCTGCTGACCACCGGTTTGGCATTCATCGCCGGGGAAATCACGACCAAGGCCTATGTAGATTTTCCCTCTATTGTGCGCGGCACAGTGACTTCAGTTGGATATACAGATGCGGCCTATGGCTTTGACGCCCAGACTTGTTCCGTGATCTCGTCTATTCACGAGCAGTCTCCCGATATAGCACAGGGAGTCGATCCGGGTGGCGCAGGCGACCAGGGCATGATGTTCGGCTACGCCAGCAATGAGAATGAGCAATATATGCCGACGCCAATCATGCTGGCGCACCGGCTGACGCAGCGCCTGTCAGAAGCCCGCAAGAGCGGCGAACTTGATTGGCTGCGGCCCGACGGCAAGTCTCAGGTGACCGTGGAGTATGACGAGAAGCATAAGCCGGTGCGAGTTGATGCTGTCGTGGTTTCCACTCAACACTCCGAACTGGTAGATCACGCCAAGCTCCGCAGTGAAGTGCTCAAGCACATTATTCAGCCTGCCCTGCCTGCGCACATGCTCGACGCCGACACCAAGTACCACATTAATCCCACCGGACGGTTTGTGGTGGGCGGCCCCATGGGCGATACCGGCCTGACCGGGCGCAAGATCATTGTTGATACCTACGGCGGCATGGGACGTCACGGTGGCGGCTGCTTTAGCGGCAAGGATCCGACCAAGGTAGATCGTTCGGCCGCTTACATGGGCCGTTACATTGCCAAAAACATTGTTGCTGCCGGTCTGGCGGACCGCTGCGAAGTACAGATCGCGTATGCCATCGGCGTGGCCGAACCGGTCAGCATTCATGTGGATACCTTCGGCACCGGCAAGATTGCGGCAGAGAAATTTCCCGATCTGGTGCGTTCGAATTTCGACCTGACACCGCGCGGCATCATTGATTCATTGAAGCTGCGGCGTCCGATTTTCCGCAAGACGGCATCCTTCGGCCACTTTGGTCGCAACGATCCCGACTTCACCTGGGAACGGACCGACAAGGCGGAAAAACTGGCAGAGAATGCCGGTATTGGCCACAAGCATGAGCCAGTCCACGCTGGACATAGGAAGTAG
- a CDS encoding TldD/PmbA family protein has protein sequence MNIKQISEWALNATNQQGVSYADARIVDERDRGLATKNGKVGHASDSASLGLGIRVLANGAWGFAATESLTRAGVESTAAKAVEIARSSAMVKQEDVRLAPEKPITDEWTTPIKIDPFSKSIEENLDLLLNVDKELRAVQGITLAETNMNFRRYEQWFFSSEGANIHETKYTTGAGYAAFSFEGTEIQKRSYPNSFGGQYQNKGYELIEELKLLENARRIAEEAVALHKAPQCPQGVFTIVLDSSQLGLQIHESVGHPIELDRVLGMEANFAGMSFLTIEKLRKLRYGSDLVNIVADATRQHGPGLGTFAYDDEGVPAQCTPVITNGLFTGYLSSRETAHTIGANRSNGTMRAEGWNRIPLIRMTNVSILPGEKPLTFEQLISDTDDGIYFQTNRSWSIDDKRYNFQFGTEIGWEIKKGKLGRMLKNPSYSGITTEFWNSMDAICSRDQWTLWGTPNCGKGQPMQTMGTGHGASPARFRNIQVGSAYKGA, from the coding sequence ATGAACATCAAGCAGATCTCCGAGTGGGCGCTCAACGCCACCAACCAGCAGGGTGTCTCCTACGCAGACGCGCGCATTGTGGATGAACGTGACCGCGGCCTGGCAACCAAGAATGGCAAAGTGGGACACGCATCCGACTCAGCTTCCCTCGGGCTTGGGATTCGCGTGCTTGCAAATGGCGCGTGGGGCTTTGCCGCTACAGAAAGCCTGACCCGAGCCGGAGTGGAGAGCACTGCCGCCAAAGCAGTAGAAATCGCCCGCTCATCGGCGATGGTCAAGCAGGAGGATGTGCGGCTCGCGCCCGAAAAACCCATTACGGACGAATGGACTACTCCGATCAAGATTGATCCATTCAGCAAGTCCATAGAGGAAAACCTCGATCTGCTGCTCAATGTCGATAAAGAGCTGCGCGCGGTCCAGGGTATTACCCTTGCGGAAACTAACATGAATTTCCGCCGCTATGAGCAGTGGTTCTTCTCTTCCGAAGGCGCCAATATTCATGAGACCAAATACACCACCGGCGCTGGCTATGCAGCATTTTCTTTCGAGGGGACAGAAATCCAGAAGCGCTCTTACCCGAACTCTTTCGGCGGACAATACCAGAACAAAGGATACGAGCTGATTGAAGAGCTCAAGCTGTTAGAGAACGCGCGGCGCATTGCCGAGGAGGCGGTCGCCCTCCATAAAGCGCCGCAATGCCCGCAGGGCGTTTTTACTATCGTTCTGGATTCATCCCAACTCGGCCTGCAGATCCACGAGTCAGTCGGCCATCCCATTGAGTTAGACCGGGTTCTGGGAATGGAAGCAAACTTCGCCGGCATGTCTTTCTTGACCATAGAAAAATTGCGCAAGCTGCGTTACGGCAGTGATTTGGTCAACATTGTCGCGGATGCCACCCGGCAACATGGACCCGGCCTGGGAACATTTGCCTATGATGACGAGGGCGTACCGGCGCAGTGCACGCCGGTGATCACGAATGGACTGTTCACCGGATACCTCTCATCACGGGAAACGGCGCATACCATTGGCGCGAATCGCTCCAACGGCACCATGCGGGCGGAAGGCTGGAACCGCATTCCACTCATTCGCATGACCAACGTCAGCATTTTGCCAGGAGAGAAGCCGCTGACCTTCGAGCAACTCATCTCCGACACGGACGACGGCATTTACTTCCAGACGAATCGTTCCTGGTCTATTGATGACAAACGCTACAACTTCCAGTTCGGTACGGAAATTGGCTGGGAGATCAAAAAAGGTAAGTTGGGACGCATGCTGAAGAATCCGTCCTATTCAGGCATTACGACTGAATTCTGGAACTCCATGGACGCGATCTGCTCGCGCGACCAGTGGACACTGTGGGGCACTCCTAACTGCGGCAAGGGCCAACCCATGCAGACCATGGGTACCGGCCATGGTGCCTCGCCTGCGCGCTTCAGGAATATCCAGGTAGGGAGTGCGTATAAAGGGGCGTAG
- a CDS encoding CBS domain-containing protein: MAQISEVIRERVTFTVGPDTTVFDAARLMTEHHIGAVPVLRDGKLLGIFSERDLMTRVVALGRGPGSTRVSEVMTAYPRTVPPDETVDNCLFMMKEFGFRHLPICDGDNVQGIVSLRDIILYQQRLAARERA, translated from the coding sequence ATGGCACAGATTTCCGAAGTGATTCGAGAACGAGTGACGTTTACCGTCGGGCCGGACACTACTGTGTTCGACGCCGCCCGTCTGATGACCGAGCACCACATTGGCGCGGTTCCGGTGCTGCGTGATGGCAAGCTTCTGGGCATTTTCTCCGAACGCGACCTCATGACACGAGTAGTAGCTCTCGGTCGAGGACCGGGCAGCACACGCGTGTCAGAGGTAATGACCGCCTATCCACGGACCGTTCCCCCCGATGAGACCGTGGACAACTGCCTCTTCATGATGAAGGAATTCGGCTTTCGCCATCTGCCCATCTGCGATGGTGACAACGTGCAAGGCATTGTTTCGCTGCGGGACATCATCCTCTACCAGCAGCGCTTAGCGGCGCGCGAGCGCGCCTGA
- a CDS encoding sensor domain-containing diguanylate cyclase — MTEATGTEKKRQIQELSIFHDVAKALTSSLDLDSILQTIMEKMAEYFRPDTWSLLMVDEERDELYFAIAVGDAAESLKSVRLKVGEGIAGWVARHGEHVIVPDVYTDARFAKRIDQSTKWETRTIIAVPLRSKHRVLGVIQLVNVDMNGFGDGELFFLQTVCDYAAIAIENAKSVEKIQELTITDDCTGLFNARHLYKMLESEVYRSSRFGHEFTVMFIDLDHFKQVNDTHGHLIGSKLLGEIGFAIKAHLRLIDSAFRYGGDEFVILLPQTSKDSALVVAKRILDLFRGSAFCHEEGLDLNIRASIGLATYPADAQSAHDIIRQADEMMYAVKNSTRDNISVAQRGLLK, encoded by the coding sequence ATGACCGAGGCCACTGGGACCGAGAAAAAGCGGCAGATTCAGGAACTGAGTATTTTCCACGATGTAGCCAAGGCCCTGACTTCGTCCCTCGACCTTGATTCCATCCTGCAGACCATCATGGAAAAAATGGCGGAGTATTTCCGCCCAGACACCTGGTCACTGCTCATGGTGGACGAAGAACGCGACGAGCTTTACTTTGCGATCGCGGTAGGCGACGCCGCCGAGTCTTTGAAGAGCGTTCGGTTGAAGGTGGGGGAGGGAATTGCCGGATGGGTGGCCCGTCATGGCGAGCATGTAATTGTTCCCGATGTCTACACCGATGCTCGCTTTGCCAAGCGCATTGATCAGAGCACCAAGTGGGAAACGCGCACCATCATTGCCGTGCCGCTGCGGTCCAAGCACCGCGTCTTAGGTGTGATTCAGCTGGTCAATGTGGATATGAACGGCTTCGGTGACGGCGAGCTCTTCTTTTTACAGACGGTTTGTGACTACGCGGCCATTGCCATTGAAAATGCCAAGTCGGTGGAAAAAATCCAAGAGCTTACCATCACCGACGATTGCACTGGACTGTTCAATGCGCGGCACCTCTACAAGATGCTGGAGAGCGAGGTTTACCGCTCCTCCCGATTCGGGCACGAGTTTACGGTGATGTTCATTGATCTCGATCACTTCAAACAGGTCAATGACACACACGGCCACTTGATTGGCAGCAAATTGCTGGGTGAGATTGGATTCGCGATTAAGGCCCACCTGCGGCTGATTGATTCGGCGTTTCGCTATGGTGGCGATGAATTTGTAATCCTGCTGCCACAAACCAGCAAAGACTCCGCCCTTGTGGTCGCCAAGCGTATCCTCGACCTTTTCCGCGGGAGTGCGTTTTGCCACGAGGAAGGCCTCGATCTGAATATCCGCGCCAGCATCGGATTGGCAACTTATCCCGCCGATGCGCAGAGCGCGCATGACATCATCCGCCAGGCCGACGAGATGATGTATGCCGTAAAGAACAGCACTCGCGACAACATCAGCGTTGCTCAGCGCGGCCTGTTGAAGTAG
- a CDS encoding glycosyltransferase family 87 protein: protein MRIAKKAVTVLALAAAGVITAVAFRYVPLHDFVEYWTAAHVFMRHQDPYSVEALMKLQQAMGWSEAQPLMVMSPPHFLPFLLPLGFMHSYALARLLWLCLSIAMLVFEVFILWRLYGGDDDHRWISICVAGVFFPVWHCLAVAQIGPLLLLGIVGFLWLERRGHLFMAGSALALTTFKPHLFYLLWLALLLWSVKRREMRVIAGASVTICIALTAALLVDPAALSQYMALIRSDYVWEYSSGAGGVLRSLFARSLLARSLFASHSHLLQLAPMLPGVLALGWYWNKHSGQWQWRDRLPAVLTLSVLTAAYGWPFDEVVLLVPVLMIAVQSLYAPRERSTFTFWLAGMFFASLAVVLRYGDAGGMTVCAGGVLAYLVVDSVTARKNESSTPACDSSLAL, encoded by the coding sequence ATGCGAATTGCAAAAAAGGCGGTTACCGTACTCGCGTTAGCTGCGGCAGGCGTCATAACGGCCGTCGCCTTTCGCTACGTCCCGTTACATGATTTCGTAGAGTACTGGACCGCTGCTCACGTATTCATGCGCCACCAGGACCCTTATTCGGTTGAGGCGCTCATGAAACTTCAGCAGGCGATGGGCTGGAGTGAAGCACAGCCGCTGATGGTAATGTCTCCGCCTCACTTCCTCCCTTTTTTGCTGCCCCTGGGATTCATGCATTCATACGCGCTCGCAAGGCTACTTTGGTTGTGCTTGAGCATAGCAATGCTGGTTTTTGAGGTATTCATCCTGTGGCGCCTCTACGGCGGTGATGATGACCACCGATGGATTTCAATATGCGTTGCGGGCGTGTTTTTTCCAGTTTGGCACTGCCTCGCTGTCGCCCAGATCGGCCCCCTTTTGCTCCTCGGAATAGTTGGATTTCTCTGGTTGGAGCGACGTGGTCATCTTTTCATGGCAGGAAGCGCGCTGGCCTTGACCACGTTCAAACCACACCTGTTCTATCTGCTCTGGCTGGCATTGTTGTTGTGGAGCGTTAAACGGAGAGAAATGCGGGTGATCGCTGGCGCAAGCGTAACCATCTGCATTGCGTTGACGGCCGCGCTGCTGGTTGATCCGGCGGCGCTCTCGCAGTACATGGCCCTCATACGAAGCGACTATGTTTGGGAATATTCCTCCGGTGCTGGCGGAGTCCTCAGATCGTTGTTCGCGAGATCATTGCTCGCGAGATCCTTGTTCGCGTCGCACAGTCACTTGCTCCAGTTGGCGCCAATGTTGCCCGGAGTACTCGCGCTGGGCTGGTACTGGAACAAACATAGCGGGCAGTGGCAGTGGCGTGATCGCCTTCCTGCCGTATTGACGTTATCCGTACTTACTGCTGCCTATGGATGGCCATTTGACGAAGTGGTCCTGCTTGTTCCTGTGCTGATGATAGCTGTTCAGTCTCTCTATGCTCCACGCGAGCGGAGCACCTTCACGTTCTGGTTGGCAGGAATGTTCTTTGCCTCATTGGCCGTGGTGCTCAGGTATGGAGACGCCGGAGGGATGACCGTTTGCGCGGGCGGGGTACTGGCTTATCTTGTCGTGGACTCCGTGACCGCCAGAAAGAACGAAAGCAGCACTCCTGCATGCGACAGCTCCCTGGCGCTTTAA
- the ahcY gene encoding adenosylhomocysteinase has product MATTPTQISCDVKNIDLADLGRRRIDWANQSMKVLQIIRKEFIKNAPLKGTRISACLHVTAETANLAICLRDGGADVVLCASNPLSTQDDVAACLVRDFGIPVFAIKGEDNETYYQHILAALDHKPQITMDDGADLVTIALTKRPDVAETVIGGTEETTTGVIRLRAMAKEGVLRYPIIAVNDAATKHLFDNRYGTGQSTVDGVVRATNILLAGSKFVVAGYGWCGRGLASRARGMGADVIVTEIDPTRALEAVMDGHRVMAMTEAAKIGDVFVTVTGDKSVLRQEHFELMKDGAIVANSGHFNVEIDIPALERMASSKRTTRPFVEEYSMKDGRKINLLGEGRLINLASAEGHPPAVMDMSFADQALSVEFLVKNHKNLEKKVYGVPEELDKRVARLKLESMGIKIDRLTPEQEEYLASWSEGT; this is encoded by the coding sequence ATGGCCACCACACCCACGCAAATCAGCTGCGATGTAAAGAACATTGATCTGGCCGATCTGGGACGGAGACGCATTGATTGGGCCAACCAGTCGATGAAGGTCCTGCAGATCATCCGCAAGGAATTCATCAAGAATGCTCCCCTGAAAGGGACCCGCATTTCGGCCTGCCTGCACGTGACCGCAGAAACCGCCAACCTCGCGATCTGCTTGCGCGATGGCGGGGCTGATGTGGTGCTCTGCGCTTCAAATCCGCTTTCCACCCAGGACGATGTGGCTGCCTGCCTGGTCCGCGATTTCGGGATTCCGGTGTTCGCGATTAAGGGTGAGGACAATGAGACCTACTACCAACACATCCTCGCTGCCCTCGACCACAAACCCCAAATCACCATGGACGACGGCGCCGACCTGGTCACGATTGCGCTCACCAAGCGACCCGACGTAGCGGAAACCGTGATTGGCGGAACCGAAGAAACCACCACAGGTGTGATTCGGTTGCGCGCCATGGCCAAAGAAGGCGTGCTGCGTTATCCGATCATCGCGGTCAACGATGCCGCCACTAAGCACTTGTTCGACAACCGCTACGGTACCGGACAGTCCACCGTGGATGGCGTAGTTCGCGCCACCAACATTTTGCTGGCGGGCAGCAAGTTCGTAGTTGCGGGATATGGTTGGTGTGGTCGTGGCCTGGCTTCGCGGGCACGCGGCATGGGCGCGGACGTAATCGTCACTGAGATTGATCCCACTCGCGCTTTAGAAGCGGTGATGGATGGTCACCGGGTGATGGCAATGACAGAAGCGGCAAAGATCGGCGATGTCTTCGTCACCGTCACCGGAGACAAGAGCGTACTCCGGCAAGAACACTTCGAGTTGATGAAAGATGGCGCCATCGTTGCGAATTCAGGACACTTCAATGTGGAGATTGACATTCCCGCGTTGGAGCGGATGGCATCCTCCAAGCGCACCACCCGGCCGTTTGTCGAGGAATACTCGATGAAGGACGGACGGAAGATTAACCTGCTCGGAGAGGGACGGCTTATCAATCTGGCGTCGGCCGAAGGTCACCCGCCGGCCGTCATGGATATGAGCTTTGCCGACCAGGCACTCTCCGTGGAGTTCCTGGTAAAAAACCACAAAAACCTCGAGAAGAAAGTCTATGGGGTTCCAGAAGAACTCGACAAGCGTGTGGCCCGGCTTAAGCTCGAGTCCATGGGCATCAAGATTGATCGGCTCACCCCGGAGCAGGAAGAGTATTTGGCCAGCTGGTCGGAGGGAACGTAG
- the galE gene encoding UDP-glucose 4-epimerase GalE: MAVLVVGGAGYIGSHAARTLRRQGHEVIIYDNLSTGHHLLADGFELIVGDIADRKKLVSGLARSEAIMHFAGYINVGESVENPRKYFQNNVEATLSLLNTAAEVGVRKFVFSSSCAVYGVPAKMPITEDMPRQPVNPYGISKLFIEQALESYRQAYGLRFASLRYFNAAGADDSGEIGELHDPETHLIPLALAAAAGTGPALKVFGSDYATPDGTCIRDYVHVNDLAEAHVLALQHLDEDGASSVSLNLGTGRGHSVKEVMTTIEEVTGQKVPWQLASRRAGDPPVLVADATQAERVLGWKARRSLTEIVSSAWNWLQRSPAALSSGAGAGTPR; this comes from the coding sequence ATGGCAGTTCTGGTTGTAGGTGGCGCCGGCTATATCGGGAGCCATGCCGCACGAACATTGCGCCGCCAGGGGCATGAAGTAATCATCTATGACAATCTTTCGACCGGACACCATTTGTTGGCAGACGGTTTTGAGTTGATCGTGGGTGATATTGCCGACCGCAAAAAACTGGTGTCCGGGTTGGCTCGCTCGGAAGCAATCATGCACTTCGCCGGCTACATCAATGTGGGCGAATCGGTCGAAAATCCACGCAAGTATTTTCAAAACAATGTAGAGGCAACTCTCAGCTTACTGAACACCGCTGCGGAGGTCGGCGTGAGGAAGTTTGTGTTCTCATCCAGCTGTGCGGTGTATGGCGTTCCGGCGAAGATGCCCATCACCGAAGATATGCCTCGCCAGCCGGTCAATCCTTATGGCATCTCCAAACTTTTTATTGAACAGGCTTTGGAGTCCTACCGGCAGGCCTACGGATTGCGTTTTGCCAGCTTGCGTTATTTCAATGCTGCGGGCGCAGATGATAGCGGCGAAATTGGCGAGTTACACGACCCTGAAACCCACCTGATTCCCTTAGCGCTCGCCGCGGCTGCCGGCACCGGCCCAGCCCTGAAGGTCTTTGGGTCGGACTATGCCACTCCGGACGGTACTTGCATCCGCGACTATGTCCACGTTAACGACCTTGCCGAAGCGCACGTGCTTGCACTGCAGCACCTCGACGAGGATGGAGCGTCAAGTGTATCGCTCAATCTTGGTACCGGTCGCGGGCATTCGGTGAAGGAAGTCATGACGACTATTGAAGAGGTGACCGGTCAAAAGGTTCCCTGGCAGCTGGCGTCACGCCGCGCCGGAGATCCGCCTGTGCTTGTTGCCGATGCCACGCAAGCAGAAAGAGTGCTTGGGTGGAAAGCCCGCCGCTCCTTAACCGAAATCGTTAGCTCGGCCTGGAACTGGCTGCAAAGATCGCCCGCTGCGTTATCGTCCGGGGCAGGAGCAGGCACGCCTCGGTAA